A stretch of Microbulbifer bruguierae DNA encodes these proteins:
- a CDS encoding LysR family transcriptional regulator produces the protein MIELRHLKTLTTLRETGSMVRAAERLHLTQSALSHLFREMEDRHGQALFIRKSRPLRFTSAGLRLLQLADDVLPRVAVAQRDIARLASGQAGRLNIAIECHSCYQWLMPTLDAYRDDWPEVELDLSSGFHFAPLPALMRGDLDLVVTSNPDPSLKGVHYEPLFSFEMCLAVSRKHALAERKWVSPEDLTNEVQITYPVERERLDIFQHFLEPAGIEPAAVRTVELTVMMVQLVVSGRGVCALPNWALYEYLQKGLVNQLRLGKNGLWSTLYAAVREEMLEQAFLRDFFETARTTCFNTLNGVRAAG, from the coding sequence ATGATCGAACTGAGGCACCTGAAAACGCTTACCACCCTGCGCGAGACCGGCAGCATGGTGCGTGCGGCGGAACGCCTGCACCTAACCCAGTCCGCCCTTTCCCACCTGTTCCGGGAAATGGAAGACCGCCACGGGCAAGCGCTGTTCATACGCAAGTCGCGCCCCTTGCGCTTTACCAGTGCGGGCCTGCGATTGCTGCAACTGGCGGATGATGTGTTGCCAAGGGTAGCCGTCGCGCAACGGGATATTGCGCGGTTGGCGTCCGGGCAGGCCGGGCGATTGAACATTGCGATCGAGTGTCACAGCTGTTACCAGTGGCTGATGCCCACCCTTGATGCCTATCGCGACGACTGGCCCGAGGTGGAACTGGACCTCTCCAGTGGCTTCCACTTCGCCCCCCTGCCCGCACTGATGCGCGGTGACCTGGATCTGGTGGTTACCAGCAATCCCGATCCTTCGTTGAAGGGGGTGCATTACGAGCCGCTGTTCAGCTTTGAAATGTGCCTGGCGGTCAGCCGCAAACACGCACTGGCGGAACGGAAATGGGTAAGCCCGGAAGACCTCACCAATGAAGTACAGATCACTTACCCGGTGGAGCGGGAGCGGCTGGATATTTTCCAGCACTTTCTGGAGCCGGCCGGCATCGAACCGGCCGCGGTGCGAACCGTAGAGCTGACGGTTATGATGGTGCAGCTGGTCGTCAGCGGCCGAGGCGTCTGTGCACTGCCAAACTGGGCGCTTTACGAATATTTACAGAAAGGACTGGTGAATCAACTTAGACTGGGAAAAAACGGTCTCTGGAGTACACTCTACGCCGCGGTGCGGGAAGAAATGCTGGAACAGGCATTTCTGCGAGATTTTTTCGAAACCGCACGAACCACCTGTTTTAATACATTGAACGGTGTACGCGCAGCCGGCTGA